In Lotus japonicus ecotype B-129 chromosome 5, LjGifu_v1.2, one genomic interval encodes:
- the LOC130717300 gene encoding protein MAIN-LIKE 1-like, with the protein MSAVRQRVEGTGLYPLFRCTYPEIDTPLLSALVERWHEDTSSFHMPFGEMTITLDDVSSILHLPMSDRFYTPGQASREQAAETCVLLLGGVATDYIMEFKAVKTIGLRFGFLQTLYTRALAEHRHDHAARMWLLHLLGSTLFANKSGGHYTSVDWIGMLQHLDRVSEYAWGAIALATLYDALGHASRRKTKRMNGCSSLLVAWVFEHFPPTIIQRIEVPEYTEDQPRACKWMESRAGHAGLMERLVLFDEMTAEDVIWTPYEEHKNHRELDVRALYSGYIRTPIRAVVRPHLPERVLRQFGYVQPIPRHPSVVMGMSSAAEVVDAAYLDYEPHLIPEGVPSIVDGAAVDDYLDWYTGVSHRFIIPDESRADLSAVASLCRAVDLLEQGLEVDGGPPRVTRSRTLLEKCLTVIRDLSRTQGVAFVGVRGGRGRGRGGGGGGGGDRGGGRGGGRGRRGRVGRRGRGQ; encoded by the exons ATGAGCGCTGTTCGTCAGCGTGTGGAGGGGACCGGACTCTATCCGCTCTTCAGGTGCACCTATCCGGAGATAGACACACCCCTTCTATCTGCCCTCGTCGAGAGATGGCATGAGGATACCagcagcttccacatgccgttcggggagatgactatcaccctggaTGACGTATCATCTATCCTTCATCTGCCGATGAGTGATAGGTTTTATACTCCCGGACAGGCCAGCAGAGAACAGGCAGCGGAGACCTGTGTTCTGCTCTTAGGAGGGGTAGCCACAGACTACATCATGGAGTTTAAGGCGGTGAAGACCATTGGCTTGCGGTTCGGGTTCTTGCAGACTCTATATACTAGGGCTCTTGCTG AGCATCGGCATGACCATGCAGCACGGATGTGGCTACTTCACCTCCTCGGCTCGACCTTGTTTGCGAACAAGAGTGGAGGACACTACACTTCTGTCGATTGGATCGGCATGTTGCAGCACCTTGATCGGGTGTCAGAGTATGCGTGGGGCGCCATTGCGCTAGCTACACTGTATGATGCACTTGGTCATGCCTCACGGAGGAAGACTAAGCGGATGAACGGTTGCTCTTCCCTCCTGGTAGCTTGGGTGTTTGAGCACTTCCCACCCACCATTATTCAGCGGATTGAGGTCCCCGAGTACACGGAGGACCAGCCCAGAGCGTGCAAGTGGATGGAGTCACGGGCTGGGCATGCAGGACTGATGGAGAGGCTAGTTCTCTTCGATGAGATGACGGCAGAGGACGTCATATGGACACCGTATGAGGAGCACAagaatcacagagagctggACGTCCGAGCTTTATACTCAGGCTACATCCGGACTCCCATCCGGGCGGTCGTGCGACCTCATCTTCCTGAGCGTGTGCTGCGGCAGTTTGGGTACGTGCAGCCTATCCCGCGACACCCATCTGTCGTGATGGGCATGAGTTCTGCTGCGGAGGTCGTTGATGCAGCATACCTGGATTATGAGCCACACTTGATTCCAGAGGGCGTCCCTAGTATAGTGGATGGAGCGGCAGTAGATGATTACCTGGACTGGTACACCGGTGTATCTCACCGGTTCATCATCCCGGATGAGAGTAGGGCCGATCTCAGTGCTGTG gCTTCTTTGTGTCGGGCCGTTGATTTGCTAGAGCAGGGACTTGAGGTCGACGGCGGTCCCCCTAGAGTTACACGCTCCCGCACTTTATTAGAGAAGTGCCTCACTGTCATCAGAGACTTGAGCAGGACCCAGGGGGTCGCTTTCGTTGGTGTACGAGGAGGCAGAGGTCGAGGCAGAGGAGGAggcggaggtggaggtggagatAGAGGAGGTGGCAGAGGCGGAGGCAGAGGTCGTAGGGGTAGGGTGGGTCGTAGGGGTAGGGGACAGTGA
- the LOC130717301 gene encoding uncharacterized protein LOC130717301, translating into MARGGITKSTLLILRGARRAENRVMKFSGTTAKAAAAESSEEGVPKIISGKTEDSSAIWVPHPRTGIYYPKGHECVMEDVPEGAARFTQTYWFRNDDGVGCTNTQP; encoded by the exons ATGGCTAGAGGTGGCATCACCAAATCAACCTTGCTGATTCTCCG GGGAGCTAGGCGGGCAGAGAATAGGGTCATGAAGTTCTCAGGGACTACTGCTAAAGCAGCTGCTGCAGAAAGCTCTGAAGAAGGAGTTCCAAAGATTATTAGTGGGAAGACAGAGGATTCTTCAGCAATCTGGGTTCCACACCCACGCACAGGAATTTACTACCCAAAAGGCCATGAGTGTGTGATGGAAGATGTTCCAGAAGGTGCTGCTCGTTTCACTCAGACTTACTGGTTCAGAAATGATGATGGTGTGGGATGTACCAACACCCAACCTTGA